In Haliscomenobacter hydrossis DSM 1100, the DNA window GCCCATGATGTGGATGTCTTCCCCGTCAAAAATGGCGTCGATTTCCGCTTCTTTGGCCCGATCCAGGAAGTGGTCGATCAAGACTTTGTTCTCCGGCATGTGTTTGAAGATCGACAACACGTGGCGCTCTACCTCCTGGTCGTTGATTACTATGCGCATGCTCTGCCCGCCGAGTACGTAGCTGGGGCGCACCAATACGGGGTAACCCACCTTGTTGGCAATGCGGATGGCCTCATCCACGTCGTCGGCTACGCCGTAGTCGGGGTAAGGAATTTCCAGTTCTTTGAGCAAATCGGAGAAAGCACCACGGTCTTCGGCCAGGTCCATGTTGGCAAAACTGGTGCCGATGATTTTGATGCCTTTTTTATGCAGGGTTTCGGCCAGTTTGAGGGCAGTTTGGCCACCCAATTGGACGATGACTCCCTCTGGTTTTTCCAGTTCGATGATTTCTTCGAGGTGCTCCCAAAATACGGGTTCAAAATAAAGCTTATCGGCCATGTCGAAATCGGTCGACACCGTTTCGGGGTTACAATTGACCATGATGGCCTCGTAGCCCGCTTCTTTGATGGCCAAAAGGCCGTGTACACAGCAATAATCGAACTCAATGCCTTGCCCGATGCGGTTGGGGCCAGAGCCTAAGACGATGATTTTTTTGCGATCCGAAGGAATACTTTCGTTTTCGCTGTCAAAAGTGGAATAATAATAAGGTGTCTTGGCTTCGAATTCTGCCGCACAAGTATCCACCATCTTATAAGTACGGCGGATGTTGAGTTTTTTCCGTGCGGCGGTTACCTCTTCTTCTTTGACCCGGATGGTCCAGGCAATTTGCGCGTCGGAATAACCTACTTCTTTGAGTTCGCGGAAAAAATCCACGGGGATATCCTCCGGGACGTTGTAGCGGTTCAGCTGTAGTTCGTATTTTTCCAAACGTTTGATCTGCTTCAGGAACCAGGGGTCTATTTTGGTCAGCTTTTGGATGGTTTGTAGTGGAACCCCCAGGCGAATAGCGTCTTTGATGCGGAAAATCCGATCATCACTCGCTACTTCCAAACGGGCCAGAACATCCTCAACTTTGATCCACTCCTTGATGTCACTGCCCAGGCCTTTGCGGCCATTTTCCAGCGATTGACAGGCTTTTTGGAGGGCTTCCAGGAAGTTCCGTCCGATGGCCATGACCTCGCCTACCGATTTCATTTGTAGCCCCAGGCTGGTATCCGACCCCGGGAATTTATCAAAATTCCAACGCGGCATTTTAACGATGACGTAGTCGAGCGTAGGCTCGAAAAATGCCGAAGTGGTTTTGGTGATTTGGTTTTTGAGCTCATCCAGATGGTAGCCGAGGGCCAATTTTGCCGAAATTTTGGCAATCGGATACCCCGTTGCCTTACTGGCCAGGGCCGAAGAACGCGATACCCGTGGGTTGATCTCGATGACGATGAGCTTTTCGGTTACAGGGTCCTGGGCAAACTGAATGTTGCAGCCCCCGGAAAAATTACCCAGTGAGCGCATGGCCAGAATGGCCTGGTCACGCATGTCTTGGTAAGCCGTATCCGAAAGGGTCATGGCTGGAGCAACGGTGATGCTATCGCCCGTGTGAATCCCCATCGGGTCAAAGTTTTCGACGGTACAAATGATGACTACACTGTCATTTTTGTCGCGCAGCAACTCCAACTCAAACTCTTTCCAGCCCAACACGGCTTTTTCTACCAGTACTTCGTGAGTAGGGGAGGCATTCAGACCCCGGCGCAAGGCCGCGTCAAATTCCTCTTCTTTGTGCACAAAACCGCCACCAGTTCCCCCCAAGGTGTACGAAGGGCGAATCACCAGCGGGAAGCCGATTTTTTGCGCTGCTTCTTTGCCTTCCAAAAAGGAGTTGGCAATGAAGGAAGGAGCTACGTCCAGACCAATGTCGATCATGTGCTGCCGGAAAGCCTCGCGGTTTTCGGTCAACTCGATGGCGGCGATATCGACCCCAATCATACGTACGCCGTATTTGTCCCAAACGCCCATCTTATCGGCCTCAATGGCCAGGTTGAGGGCAGTTTGGCCACCCATGGTGGGCAATACGGCATCAATTTTGCGTTCCTCCAAAATCTGGACGATGCTTTCCACGGTCAGCGGTAGCAAGTACACATTGTCTGCCGTGACCGGGTCGGTCATGATGGTTGCAGGGTTGGAGTTGATGAGGGAGACTTCGATTCCTTCTTCGCGCAAAGAGCGGGAAGCTTGTGAACCGGAGTAATCAAATTCACAGGCCTGACCAATAATAATGGGCCCACTCCCGATGATCAGTACTGACTTGATGGTATTGTCCTTAGGCATGGCTTACTCGTTTCCAAATTGCCCGCAAAGGTAATCATTGCTAAAGGATTTAAGTACAGGTAAATAAAATTTCGTGCAATAATTTTGCATGTTTTACAGCGCCTGAAATGGTGATTGTGCACAAAATCCTGATTGGACTTAAAAGAATTGCTTATTTTTGAACGGAACAAGTTGAAAATGTCGATTAATCAGGTTCCAGCACTTACAAACCTTTATGCGCTATAAAATCTGGGCTACGCTCTGCTTATTGCTGACAACGATTGCTGAAAATGCAATCGTTGCACAGGAAAATTTTGCCCGTACCCAAGAAGAAAAATACCTCACTGAACCCATCCAAACCCAACACTTTGATGAAAACACCTGGAATTCCTCGATCGAGGGTTTGGATTATACCATCAAAAGGAAAGCACCGCCGCCGGTAAAAGCTAAAAAAAAACGTTGGAATGGCGCGTGGCCGAGCTTGGGTGCAGGTATCTTGCTTGCACTCAAAGTCATCGCTATCTTGCTGCTGGCGTTTATCCTGGCTTTGATCATCCGGCACTATTTCAACGCACCCCGCAACATTGCGGTCCGCAAAATTGTGGTGGAAGACATGAGCATCGAAGACATTGAAGAGCACCTGGAAGAAACGGAACTCAACCCATTTATCCGTAAAGCCATTGATCAAAACGATTATACCCTGGCCATTCGCTTGTATTACCTGGAAATGCTCAAACAG includes these proteins:
- the carB gene encoding carbamoyl-phosphate synthase large subunit, whose protein sequence is MPKDNTIKSVLIIGSGPIIIGQACEFDYSGSQASRSLREEGIEVSLINSNPATIMTDPVTADNVYLLPLTVESIVQILEERKIDAVLPTMGGQTALNLAIEADKMGVWDKYGVRMIGVDIAAIELTENREAFRQHMIDIGLDVAPSFIANSFLEGKEAAQKIGFPLVIRPSYTLGGTGGGFVHKEEEFDAALRRGLNASPTHEVLVEKAVLGWKEFELELLRDKNDSVVIICTVENFDPMGIHTGDSITVAPAMTLSDTAYQDMRDQAILAMRSLGNFSGGCNIQFAQDPVTEKLIVIEINPRVSRSSALASKATGYPIAKISAKLALGYHLDELKNQITKTTSAFFEPTLDYVIVKMPRWNFDKFPGSDTSLGLQMKSVGEVMAIGRNFLEALQKACQSLENGRKGLGSDIKEWIKVEDVLARLEVASDDRIFRIKDAIRLGVPLQTIQKLTKIDPWFLKQIKRLEKYELQLNRYNVPEDIPVDFFRELKEVGYSDAQIAWTIRVKEEEVTAARKKLNIRRTYKMVDTCAAEFEAKTPYYYSTFDSENESIPSDRKKIIVLGSGPNRIGQGIEFDYCCVHGLLAIKEAGYEAIMVNCNPETVSTDFDMADKLYFEPVFWEHLEEIIELEKPEGVIVQLGGQTALKLAETLHKKGIKIIGTSFANMDLAEDRGAFSDLLKELEIPYPDYGVADDVDEAIRIANKVGYPVLVRPSYVLGGQSMRIVINDQEVERHVLSIFKHMPENKVLIDHFLDRAKEAEIDAIFDGEDIHIMGIMEHIEPAGIHSGDSSAVLPTYSLSVDAVATMVEHAEKLARALNIRGLINIQFAIKDNHVYVIEANPRASRTTPFIAKAYKVPYLKIATLVMLGTHKLKDFDIKPQPSGFAIKVPVFSFDKFPNVDKQLGPEMKSTGEEIRYIRDLSDPFFRELDRNRSMYLTR
- a CDS encoding DUF4129 domain-containing protein, giving the protein MRYKIWATLCLLLTTIAENAIVAQENFARTQEEKYLTEPIQTQHFDENTWNSSIEGLDYTIKRKAPPPVKAKKKRWNGAWPSLGAGILLALKVIAILLLAFILALIIRHYFNAPRNIAVRKIVVEDMSIEDIEEHLEETELNPFIRKAIDQNDYTLAIRLYYLEMLKQLSSQKAIHWRKNKTNRQYLQEMAHSPWFVDFRTLTLIFERVRYGGMELSRPEFEEIEPNFTTFLEGIAPADYAPPPAKIPV